One Periophthalmus magnuspinnatus isolate fPerMag1 chromosome 4, fPerMag1.2.pri, whole genome shotgun sequence genomic window, ATCCTATAATGTGGAAGATTCTAGGCTAAGCCATATCATTTCTATTGAGACAGTCAGGTGGAAAACCCCCCACTCGAAAAGTGAcgtataaaagttacatagtgcagctttaaacctaATAACCATGAAAGGTTTaactattattaataatattaatattatttcttaataataataataacaacaatctTACATCTTATTGTTGAAcaagtttaaatccatttttatttGAGACTGTGAACTTTCTTGTCAGATAAATACTGTTTGCAGAACGGTGAGCCTTTGACCAACACGATGAAACTTGGCGTTCCCGCTTTaacaaaatacctaaaaaacagaaaaatatttagcagaatGAATGAAGAATGAAGGAAACGCTGGTATTAGCACACAGAACACTTCCTGGAGCATGAGACTAATACAGAACCAAAGAATGTGGCATTTccagtttatgtttattttcctTACATCTGCCCCACCTCCTCCTGTGTGTGGTAATGTgtcattgtttatttttcttacaTCTACCTCTCCTTCTGTGTGTGGCGATGGTGTCgttgtttatgttgtttattttccttACATCTGCCCTTCCTTCTATGTACAGTGATGGTGTCGGCAGCACCGTGAGTGAAGAGCTCGTGACGacagtttaaaacataaatgttgaAGAGGCTGAAGTGATTTCACCCCCAGTTCAGATAAACTGTAAAAGCAGCTTAAATAAGTCCACTGcgagctgtctgcatctaaacaggaagtgctttattGACTGCAAACCAGGAAATTCCGTTAGCATGCTGTTATTGTTAGTGTTACCGTagcagcaaaactccactctggcctctgaaaattgtcagtgcttataaactcatcgtggtgaataattatgatgctctgaaCTGTGGATCAATGCAaatcctttaaaatgaactagctctgtttttaagACGATAAAAATTAGGTGCAGAGACTTAAATGAATCGCAAACAGCTGTGAGCTTACCGCTGATGCTGTAGAGCCCGTAGAAGTGAAGTCTGCGAGTCGACCTGGTAAAGTGTCTCTTTTTGTTCATCttcaaaaaataactaaaaagaaaatacatgatTATTATAAAtagaaatgtaatttaaaaggtcaaaatgcAGAGGTTCAAACCTGCAGGTCTGAAGGGCAGTACTTATGGTCCGTGTCCCAAGGAGGAAGTTCTTCACCAAACATGACGGTCAGGTGATCTAAGAAGCTGAgaaaattcacattttaaacatactaaattcaaaataaattcaTGGACTTTGTTTTTATACAATTACTATAATTATTTACACAACCATTTTGTCGGAAATAAAGTTTCAGCTACCCAAGAATACAAGAGAGAATGCCAATAACCAGGAATGCCTTTAACAGGGGAACGCCTTTAACCGAGGAAAACTTTCAACAAAGGGAATGGCTTTAACCAGAGAACAGCTTTAACCAGAGAACGGCTTTAACAAGAGAATGGCTTTAACAAGAGAATGGCTTTTAAAGGAGGGAATGGCTTTCACCAACGAAACCGCCCCTTTAACCGGGGAATGCCTATAACTAAGGAATACCTTTAACTGAAGAACAGCTTGTAACGGAGGGAACGGCTTTAACCGGAGAACACTTCTAACCGGAAAGTgccatgatgatgatgatgcagTGTGTTAAGCTGATGTTTACCAGTGGTTTTCACAGAAGGTAGAGATAAAGTCACTCTGCTGGTGTTCAGGATACAGGAAGAGCACTGGCCAGTAGAGGGCGCCATCCTCCTGGTTGAGATAGACCTGAGCTCCGGTGACCTCTCCTGAATTTAGACCGTCCAGACTGAGCTGTGAGAGACCACGAGTGGAAGGCTCACCATCTTCATCATCGTCACTGTCAGAGCTGCACCGAGGTCGCACCGAGGGAAGGAACTTAATACCTCTGTCCTGTGTGTGGAACATCAAgacgtaaatatacaaaaaaacaccaccacataaaaaacaaccaacaacacacactgtgttgttggttgttttttatatatatatatatatatatatatatatatatatatatatatatatatatatatatatatatatatataaacccaAGTCATAAGGGTCACATGACTCGAGTCATAGGGGTCATATGAACAAGATGTGGGAAAAACAGTTACTTCGAAACCCACAGTCCAAGCTTATAGCTAAGCAACTAGTAGTTCAGTGTTCCAACATCAGCAAACGGCAAGAGTCATAGCATAAATTCTGCGGCAACGGGGAGCCAGGACGCCAGGTCAGAGGGGAGTTAACACCAACTCCAAGTAAGTTTCACGCCGAGCGATGCAGCAACTGTCCTGAAAGATAAGATCCTGAATGAACACAAGGCAACCCCGACGCCAAGTCCTAAGGAGGaggctcaatggcaagaacaagacccggGCAATGAACAGCTACaacctgccagtaatcagatacccagcaggaatcataagctggaaAAAGGAGAAGATatgaccacagatgttaagacccgaaGGCCCCTGACCATACAGGGCAGGTTCAATCCCAAATCCAACACCCTGAGgcgagccgtaaggaaggaggccgaggactagtgagtgtgagagtcacagtccaggatgaaacatccaagatccataagtacatcaaggacaaggccccaacagataacgtgctcagcgaatgtctcagacagtggagcgcagaggaagagcactagagcaatagaggcccagatctaccacaccagacaagacccaaggtgtaggctgtgcagaAGCCCCTGAGACAGTCCAGCACATGCTAAGGTATAAGATGCTGCAGGAAatgcatacatggagcggcataaccaagtggagccatagtgtacagaaacatctgtgcagagtacggaccgGAGACACCAAGGtgggagaatgatcgagccaagatcctgtgggacttcagatacagactgacaaaaTGGTGCtggaccaaccggacattgtggcgttggataaacaacagagcaaagctgttgtggtggacattgcagaaCCAcctgatgggaacatcaggaaaaaggaacatgagaaagtAGAGGGGGtgaaagaagagctggagaaggcctggaaggtgaaggcatcagtgctGCCCGTggtctcagtccagaaaagtgcagtactaagAAAAGCAAAGATACTATAGAACTCTTAAGCAGCACATAATCAACTGCCACACTACCTGATTAGATGTATAATCTATATCTAAATactgtaaaaactgtaaacactaATACTGTACTAAAATTTCAACAAGAGCAAAAGTTACAGTGTAAGGCACCGTCACATTACTCCCACTCTTTTAAAATCAGGGACCAGGATTTAAATCTCTGTAGAATATCCTGGTTAACTAACTACACCTCTGgcaaaacagcattagaaccCCCTTGCAAACTTAGTGTAGTATTTTGTAGtgtctggcaacccaaagttcAGTTTGCATTGAATAATGGTGATAATTAGGGACGCACCGATCCAGCAGTTTCAGTTTAAATATCTGCAAATATCTGTTATCGgcagataccagagcagagactgaaaacagcatttatttccttaaacgtaaaacaaaactgatcctGTTATGGAGCTGTTATTATCTCTGAAGTAaccacagaacaactttgtataaataaaagaacTGCCCTGTTTTTGGTTTCTCATGTTATATTAAAATTCCCTCAATGTGAATGCAGCACATAATGTTCCATcatattttttatcatcatgtCTGACCTGAACAGCCTTGAGCAGAGCTTCCTTCTCCCCGAGTAGCTTCTTTTGTTTGGCTTTGGCTTTTCTTGCATCTCTGTCAGACACTCTCTAGAACACGACACAAGAGCTCCAATTGGATTTTATATAAAATCAACACACtttctaaataataataataataataataataataccttaTTTTTGTCTGCTGTGGCTCTGAGCTCCTGTAGTTTTCTGTCTGTGGGGTAAAGTTTCAATCCCTCGTCACACCATTTTAAGGCTTCTCCAAAGTTTCTGAGCTCTGTGCAGCACTGGGCTCCTACAGCCACAATAAAAAGGTTCAATCTAATGCCCATTTGGTTTAAAagaagaatacatttttatttttacttgattttAGCTGATATACGAGGAAGCGTTCACACATTTGTACTGGGAGAAGCTGAGGCAGCACCATGAAACCAACAGGTAATAAAACAACGTACACACTGTTGCTGTGAAcataaccttaaccctaacagctttaaacagcaaattatgAAATGAGCATGTCAAGactcatttataatttataactgGGAGCAGAGATGtcataatataaaaacattgttgGTATTTTAGGATTATGAGAATTCTGTAAAGTAATATCTGACCTTACTCATACGACATTTTCTTATACTAATAGTAACTCTTATaattaaacacaaatgaatatGATTATTCATAACCCTAACACAAGGGGTCTGAGGGTTAAGGTCTGTAAATAATCCTCAAAAAGATACAATTTTTATtcttctatttttttgtttttacaataatcctaaatttgaaaatcattttaaaacacaccTCTAACCAGGGCTTTGAGGTGATCTGGCTTCAACTTCTTTGCAGCCGTAGCATCGTTTAATGCAGAACGCATATTacctgaaaaataaaatcacttcaAAAACAGTTACATAGGACGTAACtttaaaacatgtgaaatatCTTTACCTAGATGAAAGTGTGCTGCAGCCCGGTTGGAGAAGAGGACTGCATTTAGATCCTGATTTTTGCTCTTCATTACCAGAGCCGCTGTGTAGGACATGGCCGCCTGTTTGTACTTCTTGGCTTTAAAGTAAGAGGTGCCTTCATTTTTTAGATCTTCAGCTTTTTCTACACatacagaaaaagaaacaggTTTTAAAGGTccatgatgtaacttttctaatggagtatcatctacttgtctccatggagatgttattgctttgccttgagtgtttcacattatggcattaaacttctactTAAAACCATTTTACTCAGTCACAGATTCTTTTGTTTAACCTtacacagcaagatggattctcgtgataACTGTACGTTCACAAATTGATCAGATTTGTTTTCGTTCAGGTGTGTTTTCTGACCACTGTCAGCGAGAGCCGTTCTCGATCAATCAAACTCAAGTCAAAGTGCTGCATATATCAATCTGTTGTGAGCCAGGTTAACTTTTGTTgctaaaaacattcattcttactgaTCCACAGATGTAACTTCAGCTATAAACTAAAAAAAGCTATAAAAAAGCAGCAATCTGTAAAACTAACCATCACATACTATTATCATTtgttgttaaaaatcacattataaatATTGTAAAGCCAATGCCTGCAGCAGTGCTCAAGCTTCTCAAGATAAAAGGGTGAATTTCAGTGAGTTACCTTCTGGGGTGCGGTCCTCATCATGGATCATTGACTGAAGAGCCACCAGTTCGGGGTATTTCTTTGGGTCAATTTCATCTGGAGCTTTAGTCATAAAAATAGGAATTCTGTCCATCTCCTAAAAGAAGAGCAGATGATCATAACAAGGCAGTTTTTCCTCATCATATTTGAAACACGATTCAGTAGACGATAAATATTCAGATGAtgataaatattatttatttattattcttaaTTCCTCTCAAGTGATTAAACCAGGCTGAGAACAACAGCACAGGGTTAGACATGTTCTATAGAACACTAGATAcaataatttagttttttccaTCATtgcttacatttttaaacttacaGAAGTAAATCGTTCATCACACCTTCTAGGAAATAGGTCTTATATAAAATAATCAGTTTTTCCCTTTCATGTTTAATAACATTTCATGTGATCGTAATAGTGGTTACCTCTTCCCAGGTCTCTTCATTGAACGCGTTCTTATACTTCTCCGTCTTGAATTTGTCAATAAACGCGTCCATCACGTCATCATCGCTGTCGTTTGCCATATTTGTTAAATTTTATAATGCAAATCTATCGTAAAACTCGAATATTCGTGAAATCTGggggcaaaaaacaaacaactaactGCTCTGATGTTTTCACCACACGTGAACTGTCGGTACGCGATGCATCGAGGTCCGTGCGAAAACAAGGTAAGATGCATTGGTTCCGGGATGATGTTGCCATGTAGTGCTTTGTACGTAAGAAAGTAATCCCTTCTACTAATTTcattgaatataaaataaaagacatGTCAGAAGGGGCACAAACTCTACTGCTAAACATGAACAGAAAGGTACTTTAAGATGGGATCTGTAAATTCAAATCGTATTACATTAGTTAacgacgaagttaaatctgtcaactggatttaacttagtcgtttgctatggatcagacctggacgactgagggtctacacagacattacattagttattttaacttaaaaataagACGCTTGTTTTGTCCTCTCATTTAACTACATCTATTTCTACTGCCattaatataaaaatgaccTTTAGCTTATCAGGTCACAGGGCCATATATGCCCAGTATAGACTTCCCACTCCCCAGGCACTTCCTCCAGCAACTGAGCTACACAATGATTTTTACATCTTGATCAAAACTGGGTAAATGCCAATAATGAGACTGGAATTCCATTTGACCAGGTAAATAGACAAAATGccattaaaaactaaatatattttcattaaaaCTATTCTAATATTTTGCCCAGTTGGTTTAATAATATTGTGTTAAGTATTGATAAACCTGAATGAGTAAATATGAACTTGcataaaaattgtatttttttaattaattaatttttttgtaaatcacATGTACATCACCGATACGTAGCATcatacttaaaggtcctgtatcacacaaGCTGACTCtcgtagctttaatccatgttctaatgcttttccctcctcaaaaacagacctggagttgtgttactcaaacatgtgtgaatgaaaaaaaacactttattattagtctgtgtaaacctccaaagctcaaaatgctctattctaccttgtgatgacatgaagtggtagttttcaggtgaATGGCTCCATTTaccagtagagactggcaatgctagggctgaaatcatccaaattattctagtaaaggtgtatggagtttaaaaacacagtggagcacttcctgtattaccacatgatgacatcacaaggtggaactgagtgttttctgtttgagagaagaattcagcctaaaatgcgcggggtttgtgtgttaaacatgtgtgaatataaaataaaaacaactccaggtctatttgtgatgaggaaattacattatagatcagaaaatagtgtaatatgggccctttaaacagtttcCACAGATCGCAGCAGATCCAAGAGTCCATCTTTACTGAGAAACAAAGTCTCCCCATGTTTCTGGCAGATCACCTCAAACTTGGGCTGCtcctccagcgccccctgccctACGACAATAACGTAAGGATAGCCAAGTCTTTTAGCATCTTTGAGCCTTTTCCCAATGGTCATATGAGTGCGGTCATCCATTACAACCTCCCCTTTCAAACGAGGCAGGGTCCCTCCTAAACTGTGTGCGAGATCTTCAGCTATTGAGGACGCTTCATCTGCTTTGCTTCCCTTCTTAGGAGGTAGTATACACACTTGGTAGGGCGCGAGCAGGTCCGGCCAGCGAATCTCGTCATCGGTTGATAAAACTTCAACTGCAGCAGCGAGAATGCGGGTGACACCCAAACCGTAACAGCCCATTTCTGTAACAGTAGCTTTGTTCTGAGTGTTGCTGAATGAAGCGTTGAACATTTCTGAGTACTTTTTACCCAAATAAAACGTGTGACCCACTTCTATCCCCTTTGATTGTGCTAGCGTTCCTGTTTTGCATTTGGGACAGTGAGTTTGGTCCGATGGCAAAGTCTCTACGTTAGCAGAGAAGGAGCAGGATCCACACAACAAAAGCTTATCTTCCCCGATATCTGCTGGAAGCTGGAATTCATGAGAGAGTGTTCCTCCGATGTTTCCGGTGTCGGCTTGTACCTTAACACACCGCAGGCCCAGGCGACTGAACAGTCGTCTGTAAGCTTCACACACAGACTCATATGTTTGAAACGCAGCTTCTTCGCTCACATCAAAAGAATACATGTCCTTCATGTAGAACTCACGGCCTCGCAGGAGACCAAACTTCGGCTTTGGCTCATCACGGAATTTACGGGTGATCTGAAGGAAAaaaattttgatattttttatcaGTAATACAGTAATTCACAAATGCTTGAATAATACACATAATACCCTATTTATGTCATGATGTGAATTATTACTGAATTATCTATTACAAACTGAAGTCCAAAGTTACATGAAACAATACCATAGTGTAAATTACATCCAAATCTGAATGGATCTAATGTTAATTAATACGATAATAAATTGGCTgatctaaaaacacaacagtggGTTTGGTTGATTCCTCACTAAATGTGTCCATAGATGTTTTAATGTGGAACAGAAGAGACAAACATGAAGATATTAGAAGTATTTactctaaaaatataaaaggtcACGGTCACTGTAACCCTTTGACCATTTTAATGAACATAACAGTCGTACTGTTATGATCATTAAGGTGAAATAATTTTATATGTACATTTGAATACTTTGAATAGTGCTTTATGAGTAACTGGCatcatgtaaataaacaaatcaaaacaattgTATGGTTTAATAAGAAGGAAAAACAGAGAcgacagatacacacacagacacacacacacacagacagatggacagatggacagatcGACGGACAGACAGATGCTTTATTAACACCCACAAGGGAGACTAAGATGCGCAGTGCTAGCCATGCTATTCACAAACTGGGGGAGTTACGTTTAAATGAACTCCTCAGCTACAAAGACAAGAGTTAAAGTGGATAAaaccattgtgtccttgagcaaaacatttTACTCTCTTTACCTCCAGTCTCTATGCACACTGTTtgcatgtatgtatgaatgtgtaataataacagtgttttagttcatttgcagtaaaaatacaaacagcCTGCATCTTACCTGGTAGAGCAGCAGGGGGAGCTGTCTGTGAGACAGTGTGGTTTGGTGCGACACTAGTGCGGTGACCGCCTCTTCGTGTGTGGGGCTCAGACAGAAGTCGGCTCCGTGCCGATCCTTCAGCCTGAACAGCTCCTTCCCCATCAGCTCCCAGCGGCCAC contains:
- the pars2 gene encoding probable proline--tRNA ligase, mitochondrial, producing MEPVVHRLWPRAWQRFHRPLALLQRTHSSSPPVFPLASPLASPPLSCPHSLPLVSRLYQPSNLRDVGPDSRLQGEQTCKSQRLMQQAGLIYPSNPGCYYYLPATVRAMEKLVCLIDEEMQAVGGQKLDMPSLCSAELWRTSGRWELMGKELFRLKDRHGADFCLSPTHEEAVTALVSHQTTLSHRQLPLLLYQITRKFRDEPKPKFGLLRGREFYMKDMYSFDVSEEAAFQTYESVCEAYRRLFSRLGLRCVKVQADTGNIGGTLSHEFQLPADIGEDKLLLCGSCSFSANVETLPSDQTHCPKCKTGTLAQSKGIEVGHTFYLGKKYSEMFNASFSNTQNKATVTEMGCYGLGVTRILAAAVEVLSTDDEIRWPDLLAPYQVCILPPKKGSKADEASSIAEDLAHSLGGTLPRLKGEVVMDDRTHMTIGKRLKDAKRLGYPYVIVVGQGALEEQPKFEVICQKHGETLFLSKDGLLDLLRSVETV
- the ttc4 gene encoding tetratricopeptide repeat protein 4 is translated as MANDSDDDVMDAFIDKFKTEKYKNAFNEETWEEEMDRIPIFMTKAPDEIDPKKYPELVALQSMIHDEDRTPEEKAEDLKNEGTSYFKAKKYKQAAMSYTAALVMKSKNQDLNAVLFSNRAAAHFHLGNMRSALNDATAAKKLKPDHLKALVRGAQCCTELRNFGEALKWCDEGLKLYPTDRKLQELRATADKNKRVSDRDARKAKAKQKKLLGEKEALLKAVQDRGIKFLPSVRPRCSSDSDDDEDGEPSTRGLSQLSLDGLNSGEVTGAQVYLNQEDGALYWPVLFLYPEHQQSDFISTFCENHCFLDHLTVMFGEELPPWDTDHKYCPSDLQLFFEDEQKETLYQVDSQTSLLRALQHQRYFVKAGTPSFIVLVKGSPFCKQYLSDKKVHSLK